One stretch of Halichoerus grypus chromosome 8, mHalGry1.hap1.1, whole genome shotgun sequence DNA includes these proteins:
- the LOC118551805 gene encoding peroxisomal succinyl-coenzyme A thioesterase, with amino-acid sequence MVTVILQPAGRCSWDEPVRIAVRGLAPRQPVTLRASLRDEKGALFRAHARYQADAGGLLDLERAPALGGSFVGLQPMGLLWALEPDKPFWRFVKRDVQTPFAVELEVLDGHEPDAGRVLGRAVHERDFLRPGVRREPVRAGRVRATLFLPPGPGPFPGIIDIFGTGGGLMEYRASLLAGHGFATLALAYYNFEDLPKEIDGIYLDYFEEALCYMLQHSKVKGPGIGLLGISLGADICLSMASFLKNISATVSINGSGFSGNRAIYYKQTCIPSLGHDFRRIKVAFSGLLDIVDIRNDIVGGHENPSMIPIEKAQGPILFIVGQDDHNWRSELCAQIASERLQAHGREKPQIISYPGTGHFIEPPYFPLCPASVHTLVNKPVIWGGEPRAHSKAQEDAWKQILTFFCKHLGGTQNIASPKL; translated from the exons ATGGTGACGGTTATCCTGCAGCCCGCGGGCCGCTGCAGCTGGGACGAGCCCGTGCGCATCGCCGTGCGCGGCCTGGCCCCGCGACAGCCCGTCACGCTGCGCGCGTCCCTGCGCGACGAGAAGGGCGCGCTCTTCCGGGCCCACGCGCGGTACCAAGCCGACGCCGGCGGCCTCCTGGACCTGGAGCGCGCGCCCGCGCTGGGCGGCAGCTTCGTGGGGCTCCAGCCCATGGGGCTGCTCTGGGCCCTGGAGCCAGATAAGCCTTTTTGGCGGTTTGTGAAGCGGGACGTGCAGACGCCTTTCGCCGTGGAGCTGGAAGTGCTCGACGGCCACGAGCCGGACGCCGGGCGCGTCCTGGGCCGGGCGGTGCACGAGCGCGACTTCCTGCGGCCGGGCGTGCGGCGGGAGCCGGTGCGCGCGGGCCGGGTGCGCGCCACGCTCTTCCTGCCCCCTG GACCTGGACCTTTCCCGGGGATCATTGACATCTTTGGAACTGGAGGGGGCCTCATGGAATATCGAGCCAGCCTTTTGGCTGGTCATGGCTTTGCCACGTTGGCTCTAGCTTATTATAACTTTGAAGATCTCCCCAAGGAAATTGATGGCATATACCTGGACTACTTTGAAGAAGCCCTGTGCTACATGCTTCAACACTCCAAG gtAAAGGGCCCAGGCATTGGGCTTCTGGGCATTTCTTTAGGGGCTGATATTTGTCTTTCCATGGCCTCATTTTTGAAGAACATCTCAGCCACAGTTTCCATCAATGGATCTGGGTTCAGTGGAAACAGAGCCATATACTATAAGCAGACTTGCATCCCATCATTGGGCCATGATTTTAGGAGAATCAAGGTAGCTTTCTCAGGCCTCCTGGACATTGTGGATATTCGGAATGATATTGTAGGAGGGCATGAGAACCCCAGCATGATTCCAATAGAGAAGGCCCAGGGGCCCATCCTCTTCATCGTTGGTCAGGATGACCATAACTGGAGGAGTGAGTTATGTGCCCAAATAGCCTCCGAACGGTTACAGGCCCATGGAAGGGAAAAACCCCAGATCATCTCTTATCCTGGGACTGGGCATTTTATTGAGCCTCCTTACTTCCCCCTATGCCCAGCTTCTGTGCATACATTAGTGAACAAACCCGTAATCTGGGGTGGGGAGCCCAGGGCTCATTCTAAGGCTCAGGAAGATGCTTGGAAACAAATTCTAACCTTTTTCTGCAAACATCTTGGAGGTACCCAGAATATAGCTTCCCCTAAATTGTAA
- the LOC118551791 gene encoding acyl-coenzyme A thioesterase 6 — protein MAATVILQPAGRCSWDEPVRIAVHGLAPRQPVTLRASLRDEKGTLFRAHARYQADAGGLLDLARAPALGGSFTGLEPMGLLWALEPEKPLVRFVKRNVQTPFAVELEVLDGHEPDAGRVLGRAVHERDFLRPGVRREPVRAGRVRATLFLPPGAGPFPGIIDLFGSGGGLCEYRASLLAGHGFAVLALAYFGFEDLPEYLDDMHLEYFEEAVDFMLQHPKVKGPNVGLLGFSKGGDLCLSMASFLKGITATVLINSCVANTIVALHYKDMIVPSLGSDIGRCTINESGLWNFLDVWDNPLEERNHPSIIPLERAQGPFLFLVGMDDHNWRSDFYAQIASERLQAHGKDRPQIIYYPGTGHCIEPAYFPPCRASVHTVLHQPIFHGGEPKAQSRAQVDAWQQIQTFFHKHLNGKKSVQSSKI, from the exons ATGGCGGCGACGGTGATCCTGCAGCCCGCGGGCCGCTGCAGCTGGGACGAGCCCGTGCGCATCGCCGTGCACGGCCTGGCCCCGCGACAGCCCGTCACGCTGCGCGCGTCCCTGCGCGACGAGAAGGGCACGCTCTTCCGGGCCCACGCGCGGTACCAAGCCGACGCCGGCGGCCTCCTGGACCTGGCGCGCGCGCCCGCGCTGGGCGGCAGCTTCACGGGGCTCGAGCCCATGGGGCTGCTCTGGGCCCTGGAGCCCGAGAAACCCCTGGTGCGATTTGTGAAGCGGAACGTGCAGACGCCCTTCGCCGTGGAGCTGGAGGTGCTCGACGGCCACGAGCCGGACGCCGGGCGCGTCCTGGGCCGGGCGGTGCACGAGCGCGACTTCCTGCGGCCGGGCGTGCGGCGGGAGCCGGTGCGCGCGGGCCGGGTGCGCGCCACGCTCTTCCTGCCCCCAG GTGCAGGACCCTTCCCTGGGATCATCGATCTGTTTGGAAGTGGTGGTGGCCTTTGTGAATACAGGGCCAGCCTCCTGGCTGGACATGGTTTTGCTGTGCTTGCTTTGGCTTATTTCGGATTTGAAGACCTCCCTGAATATTTGGATGATATGCACCTGGAGTACTTTGAAGAAGCCGTGGACTTCATGCTGCAGCATCCAAAG gTGAAAGGCCCTAATGTTGGGCTTCTTGGCTTCTCCAAAGGAGGTGACCTGTGTCTCTCCATGGCCTCTTTCTTGAAAGGCATCACTGCCACGGTACTTATCAATTCCTGTGTGGCCAACACAATAGTTGCTCTGCATTACAAGGATATGATTGTTCCCAGTCTTGGCAGTGACATAGGAAGATGTACAATTAATGAATCAGGACTTTGGAATTTTCTGGATGTTTGGGACAATCCACTGGAGGAACGCAATCACCCAAGTATTATTCCACTGGAAAGGGCCCAGGGGCCCTTCCTGTTTCTTGTTGGCATGGATGATCATAACTGGAGGAGTGACTTCTATGCTCAAATAGCCTCTGAACGGTTACAAGCCCATGGGAAAGACAGACCCCAGATAATCTACTACCCAGGAACTGGTCATTGTATTGAACCAGCTTATTTTCCTCCTTGTAGAGCTTCTGTACATACAGTGTTACACCAGCCAATATTCCATGGAGGTGAGCCAAAGGCTCAATCAAGGGCACAGGTGGATGCCTGGCAGCAAATTCAAACTTTCTTCCATAAACATCTCAATGGTAAAAAATCTGTCCAGTCCAGCAAAATATAA